The window ACCCGCAAGACCGGTAGCCCCGCTTTGATCAGGGCCAACAACTCCTGATTGAACACGAGGAAATCTTGAAGGGGAAGCTTTCCCCAACGGCCTGCCGCCAGACCCGGCACACCGAACCCCGCTCCTCGCCTGGAGAGACGGAATACCAGCAAGCCGTCCGACTCAAGCTTGGCTCGAACCAGGTGCTCATCTTCGCCTTCGATGTGTCCCTCGAAGGTCGTGCCGTCCGCGCGAGCCGCTCTGTATGCGAATACCGCCATGAGTTCATTCGGGTGGACACATCACGCGCTGCCCCGGTCTCTATCGAACGAGGGTTTTCAGCGAGACCGGCTGCATAGCCGCCTGCTGCAGCCGAGGCTCCGGCAATCGGAGCGTCCGTCCAACAACAATGAGATTCGTCGGCAAACCATTGAGTGATTTCAGCGCTTCCAGGCTGACTTTGTGCCGGCGCGCAAGTCGCCACAACGTATCACCGCCCTGCACGACAATTGTCCTGACCGGCTCCGCGGCGGACGGGATCGGCATCACAATCGGCGAAGCCTGAGGAACGTCTGAGACCGGTGCAGCCTCGCCATCGGCAGGTGCGGATTGTGGCGCCTCCTCCTCTTCATTCTCAAGCGGCTTCACGGCCGACTGTTCCTGTGTATCCCTTGGGGCCGGCACCGCTCCGTCCGGGCTGGATGACGCACGCTTCCGTTGAAGGCGAACCCCGTTCGGTGGCTGCTGGGGCCGGCTGTGCAACGGAGCAACCGTCTGCGCCACCCGCTCCCGTTCGGTGTGAGCCGAAGTCAACTCCTCACGCTGCAATTCGATGACCTGGCGGGCATCCGCCAATCGTCGTTCGGTCTCCCGCAACATGCCCTGCAGTTGCGCCCGCGCCACTTGGGCATCCGCCAATTCCTTCCGCTGCTCCTCAAGCTCCGTGCGCAATTCGGCCGCCGTGCGCTGCGCTTCACGCACCGCCGTCTTGAGGGAGTCCGCCGCAACCTGAAGATCGGTGGGGGTCGATTCCGGACTTGGCGTGACCCGCGCGCACCCTCCCCAGAACAACAGACTCATCGTCGCCACTATCGAGCACCCGAATCGTAAGCCCACGACCGTCCGCCAAACAGGACCCGCTTGTTGGATCATGGTATTCATTGCCTTACCATTGGTTGTAGGGAACTCCGTTGGTGCCGACCAGATCGGACCCGGAAAACACATCGACCATACCGCCTTCCCCTTCGTCGACCATTTCCTGCCAGGTCGTCGTCGAGCCGGTCAACGGATCGGTCGGCACCCGCCGAAGATAGCCGGCCGACACCAACGCCTCAATGGTCTCGGGGTACTTCCCTTTATCGGCACGGTGCTGGTCGATCACATCGCGCAGCGAAAATAAATCCTGGCGCAGCGCCCCTTCTTTCGCCTTGATAATCGCCGCATGGTAGGACGGCACGGCCAACGTGGCCAAAATTCCGACGATCGTCACCACAATCATCAACTCGATAATCGTAAACCCATGCGGTGACGAGAACGGCCATGAGCGCTTACCAATCTCGGTATTTCGTGCCATCCAGTGCCAGCTCTTGACTATGAGTCGTAACATCGTACACATCTTCTCCGCACCAGTCCTTCACACTGGCGGGATCTCGGTAACAACGCAGGCGCCAATCGGCGGCTCCGGTCACGGGATCCAAGGGAATCGATCGCAGGTATCGCTTGATCGTCGTCCCACGCACCGTCGCCTGCTCCCCCGTCAGCTTGACTCCCAACAATACATCCAAGGATTTCGGGTAGCCATAGGGCCCGGTGACGTCTTTGCAGCTCAACTTGTTT is drawn from Nitrospira sp. ND1 and contains these coding sequences:
- a CDS encoding LysM peptidoglycan-binding domain-containing protein, translating into MIQQAGPVWRTVVGLRFGCSIVATMSLLFWGGCARVTPSPESTPTDLQVAADSLKTAVREAQRTAAELRTELEEQRKELADAQVARAQLQGMLRETERRLADARQVIELQREELTSAHTERERVAQTVAPLHSRPQQPPNGVRLQRKRASSSPDGAVPAPRDTQEQSAVKPLENEEEEAPQSAPADGEAAPVSDVPQASPIVMPIPSAAEPVRTIVVQGGDTLWRLARRHKVSLEALKSLNGLPTNLIVVGRTLRLPEPRLQQAAMQPVSLKTLVR
- a CDS encoding prepilin-type N-terminal cleavage/methylation domain-containing protein; protein product: MARNTEIGKRSWPFSSPHGFTIIELMIVVTIVGILATLAVPSYHAAIIKAKEGALRQDLFSLRDVIDQHRADKGKYPETIEALVSAGYLRRVPTDPLTGSTTTWQEMVDEGEGGMVDVFSGSDLVGTNGVPYNQW
- a CDS encoding type II secretion system protein, coding for MKQSGVTLLELLVTLTILTILATVALPFTKVSTKRTKEIELRQNLRVIRAAIDTFHLEWSRDGDTLTGPACVKNKLSCKDVTGPYGYPKSLDVLLGVKLTGEQATVRGTTIKRYLRSIPLDPVTGAADWRLRCYRDPASVKDWCGEDVYDVTTHSQELALDGTKYRDW